One window of Aerococcus tenax genomic DNA carries:
- the fusA gene encoding elongation factor G: MAKREFPLEKTRNIGIMAHIDAGKTTTTERILYYTGKIHKIGETHEGASQMDWMEQEQERGITITSAATTAQWKGYRVNIIDTPGHVDFTVEVERSLRVLDGAVTVLDAQSGVEPQTETVWRQADTYHVPRIVFANKMDKIGADFLYAVDTIKDRLGANAHAIQLPIGAEDNFTGIIDLVKMKAEIYEDEMGQVIDEEDIPEEYQELAEKWRTDLVEAVADTDEDLMIAYLEGEEITEEQLKAAIRKATLNLEFFPVLCGSAFKNKGVQLMLDAVIDYLPAPTDVPPIEAERANNPDETFEVRANDDSPFSALAFKVMTDPYVGRLTFFRVYSGTLEAGSYVLNATSDTRERVGRILLMHANSRSEVEEVFSGDIAAAVGLKNTTTGDTLCDTKNPIILERMEFPEPVIEVAIEPNTKADQDKMQIALGKLAEEDPTFRASTDHETGQTIIAGMGELHLDIIVDRLKREFNVEATVGAPQVSYRETFTKQTQAQGKFVRQSGGKGQYGDVWIEFTPNEEGAGFEFEDAIVGGVVPREYIPSVEAGLKDAMENGVLAGFPLVDVKAKLYDGSYHDVDSSEAAFKVAASLALRNAAKDAGAVILEPVMKVDIVVPEDYLGDVMGHVSARRGRIEGQEPRGNALTLHSFVPLSEMFGYATTLRSATQGRGTFTMTFDHYEPVPKSVSEEIIAKYGKGSED; encoded by the coding sequence ATGGCTAAAAGAGAATTCCCTCTTGAAAAAACAAGAAACATCGGAATTATGGCCCACATCGATGCCGGTAAGACAACCACGACTGAACGTATCTTGTACTATACCGGTAAAATCCACAAAATTGGTGAAACCCACGAAGGGGCTTCCCAAATGGACTGGATGGAACAAGAACAAGAACGTGGGATTACGATTACTTCTGCAGCAACAACTGCACAATGGAAGGGTTATCGAGTAAACATTATCGACACCCCAGGGCACGTGGATTTCACAGTTGAAGTTGAACGTTCCTTACGTGTTCTTGATGGTGCCGTAACCGTTCTTGACGCTCAATCCGGGGTAGAACCTCAAACAGAAACTGTTTGGCGTCAAGCTGATACCTACCATGTTCCACGTATCGTATTTGCTAACAAGATGGACAAGATCGGTGCTGACTTCTTATATGCTGTTGACACCATCAAAGACCGCTTAGGAGCAAATGCTCACGCAATCCAATTACCTATTGGTGCTGAAGATAATTTCACTGGAATCATTGACTTAGTTAAGATGAAAGCTGAAATTTATGAAGACGAAATGGGTCAAGTGATTGATGAAGAAGATATTCCAGAAGAATATCAAGAACTTGCTGAAAAATGGCGTACTGACCTTGTTGAAGCAGTTGCAGATACTGACGAAGACTTAATGATTGCTTACCTAGAAGGTGAAGAAATCACTGAAGAACAATTAAAAGCTGCTATCCGTAAAGCAACCTTGAACTTGGAATTCTTCCCAGTATTATGTGGATCTGCCTTCAAGAACAAAGGGGTTCAATTAATGCTAGATGCAGTTATTGACTACTTACCTGCACCTACTGACGTTCCTCCAATTGAAGCAGAACGCGCAAACAATCCAGATGAAACCTTTGAAGTTCGTGCAAACGATGACTCACCATTCTCAGCTTTAGCCTTCAAGGTGATGACAGACCCTTATGTTGGTCGTTTAACCTTCTTCCGCGTTTACTCAGGAACTCTTGAAGCTGGTTCTTACGTGCTGAATGCTACTTCTGACACCCGTGAACGTGTCGGACGTATCTTATTGATGCACGCTAACTCTCGTTCAGAAGTTGAAGAAGTCTTCTCTGGTGACATCGCTGCTGCGGTTGGTTTGAAGAACACCACAACTGGTGACACCCTCTGTGATACCAAGAACCCAATTATTTTGGAAAGAATGGAATTCCCAGAACCTGTTATCGAAGTGGCTATCGAACCAAACACCAAGGCTGACCAAGACAAGATGCAAATTGCTTTGGGTAAATTAGCTGAAGAAGACCCAACCTTCCGTGCAAGTACCGACCATGAAACTGGTCAAACCATCATTGCCGGTATGGGTGAGTTGCACTTAGACATTATCGTTGACCGTTTGAAACGTGAATTCAACGTTGAAGCAACTGTTGGTGCTCCTCAAGTGTCTTACCGTGAAACCTTCACCAAACAAACACAAGCCCAAGGTAAGTTTGTTCGTCAATCTGGTGGTAAAGGGCAATACGGGGACGTATGGATCGAATTTACCCCTAACGAAGAAGGTGCCGGTTTCGAATTCGAAGACGCTATCGTTGGTGGGGTTGTTCCTCGTGAATACATCCCTTCAGTTGAAGCTGGTTTGAAAGACGCTATGGAAAATGGTGTCCTAGCAGGCTTCCCATTAGTTGACGTGAAGGCTAAACTTTATGATGGTTCTTACCACGATGTCGACTCCAGTGAAGCAGCCTTCAAGGTTGCCGCTTCTCTTGCATTACGTAATGCAGCTAAAGATGCTGGCGCAGTAATCCTTGAGCCTGTGATGAAGGTTGATATTGTTGTTCCTGAAGACTACTTAGGCGATGTTATGGGACATGTTTCCGCACGTCGTGGCCGTATCGAAGGACAAGAACCACGCGGGAACGCTTTAACCTTACACTCATTTGTGCCACTATCTGAAATGTTTGGGTATGCAACAACCTTACGTTCAGCAACCCAAGGACGTGGGACATTTACCATGACCTTTGACCACTATGAACCGGTTCCAAAATCTGTCAGTGAAGAAATCATTGCCAAATATGGTAAAGGTTCTGAAGATTAG
- a CDS encoding L,D-transpeptidase family protein, with protein sequence MASKHNGKKGFLIALVTVISVLALVYLGGSYYYQGHFLPETVMAATDISHQSPEEAESRLKDKLSNLGVKVTEKDQVIKEVKPQDVGIQFNINSSLEQVLAQQNAWTWPLAWFNQDHGVLAVEESKNNEAALKGLVNDLAINNAERQAPTNAQVVVDQANNQLSIKKESNGNQVSKEKLGQLIQSAIDQGQDQVKLEDAYLEPQVKSDDPEIQKQMEQFNKISSMKLALNIEDKDYPIDPATIQSWLIVQADSSIDVDRSKISAYLQELNQKVSGLLNPHEFKSTMSGTVTIFPGIYGWYIDRDRAVEEVAQAVLAGEDKSFEPSIAGQGYKVDNFFGDTYIEVDIPNQKLFLYENGQLSLETDVITGQDKSPTIPGANEIWNMESPSILRANSPITGIPYEQPVDYWMAFDYHAEGIHDAKWQPAFGGQLYRNMAGSYGCVNTSINVMPTIFAKSYVGMPVVIFNEESLH encoded by the coding sequence ATGGCTAGTAAGCATAATGGAAAAAAGGGCTTTTTAATTGCTCTGGTAACGGTGATCAGTGTTTTAGCACTGGTCTATTTAGGAGGGAGCTACTATTATCAAGGACACTTCTTGCCAGAAACGGTGATGGCTGCAACAGATATTAGCCATCAAAGCCCGGAAGAGGCAGAAAGTCGCCTCAAGGACAAGTTATCCAACTTAGGGGTTAAGGTCACGGAAAAAGATCAAGTAATTAAGGAAGTCAAACCCCAAGATGTTGGGATTCAATTTAATATCAATTCTTCCTTAGAACAGGTCTTAGCTCAACAAAATGCTTGGACTTGGCCTTTAGCTTGGTTTAACCAAGACCATGGTGTCTTAGCAGTTGAAGAAAGTAAGAATAATGAAGCTGCTCTTAAGGGGTTGGTTAATGACTTAGCGATTAATAATGCTGAGCGCCAAGCTCCCACTAATGCCCAAGTGGTAGTGGACCAGGCCAATAACCAATTAAGCATCAAAAAAGAAAGCAATGGGAACCAAGTTTCAAAGGAAAAATTAGGCCAATTGATTCAATCAGCCATCGACCAAGGGCAAGATCAGGTGAAGTTGGAGGATGCTTACTTAGAGCCTCAAGTGAAGTCCGATGACCCCGAAATACAAAAGCAAATGGAGCAATTCAATAAGATTTCTTCTATGAAGCTAGCCCTTAATATCGAAGATAAAGACTATCCGATTGATCCCGCCACCATTCAAAGTTGGCTGATTGTTCAAGCGGACTCTTCGATTGATGTGGACCGGTCTAAGATTTCAGCTTACTTACAAGAGCTCAACCAAAAAGTGTCTGGCTTATTAAACCCACACGAATTTAAGTCCACCATGTCAGGGACAGTGACCATTTTCCCTGGAATTTATGGCTGGTATATTGACCGTGACCGGGCGGTAGAAGAAGTGGCCCAAGCGGTCTTAGCTGGTGAGGATAAGAGTTTTGAACCAAGTATTGCCGGTCAAGGCTATAAGGTAGATAATTTCTTTGGGGATACTTATATTGAAGTAGATATCCCTAACCAAAAACTATTTCTCTATGAAAATGGACAATTGAGTCTGGAAACCGATGTAATTACTGGACAAGACAAGTCACCGACGATTCCGGGTGCCAATGAAATTTGGAATATGGAGTCACCAAGTATCTTAAGAGCCAATTCACCAATCACTGGGATTCCTTACGAGCAACCAGTGGATTATTGGATGGCCTTTGACTACCATGCGGAAGGTATCCATGACGCTAAGTGGCAACCAGCCTTTGGGGGGCAACTCTACCGCAACATGGCAGGGTCCTACGGTTGTGTCAATACCTCAATCAATGTCATGCCAACCATCTTTGCTAAATCCTATGTGGGCATGCCAGTTGTTATCTTTAATGAAGAATCCCTTCATTAA
- the rpsG gene encoding 30S ribosomal protein S7 — translation MPRKGHVAKRDVLPDPIYNSKMVTRLISQIMVDGKRGKAATILYNAFDIIKEETGNDAMEVYQEALENISPVLEVKARRVGGANYQVPMEVRPERRQTLALRWLVQAARNRGEGTMNVRLAREIMDAANNTGAAVRKREETHRMAEANKAFAHFRW, via the coding sequence ATGCCTCGTAAAGGACATGTTGCAAAACGTGATGTATTGCCAGACCCAATTTACAATTCAAAAATGGTTACTCGCCTAATCAGCCAAATCATGGTTGACGGTAAACGTGGTAAAGCAGCAACCATCTTATACAATGCTTTTGATATTATTAAAGAAGAAACTGGAAATGACGCTATGGAAGTTTACCAAGAAGCGCTTGAAAACATTTCTCCAGTTTTAGAAGTTAAAGCGCGTCGTGTTGGGGGTGCTAACTACCAAGTGCCTATGGAAGTTCGCCCAGAACGCCGTCAAACTTTAGCTCTTCGTTGGCTCGTTCAAGCAGCTCGTAACCGTGGTGAAGGAACCATGAACGTTCGTTTAGCGCGTGAAATCATGGACGCTGCTAACAACACCGGTGCTGCCGTTAGAAAACGTGAAGAAACCCACCGTATGGCTGAAGCCAACAAAGCTTTCGCTCACTTCCGCTGGTAA
- the tuf gene encoding elongation factor Tu — protein sequence MAKEHFDRSKPHVNIGTLGHVDHGKTTLSAAIATVLAKNGFGEAKDYAAIDNAPEEQERGITINTSHIEYETANRHYAHVDCPGHADYVKNMITGAAQMDGAILVVAATDGPMAQTREHILLARQVGVPYFVVFLNKCDMVDDEELLELVELEVRDLLSEYGFPGDDVPVIKGSALKALEGDADAEQAILDLMEAVDEYIPTPERDTDKPFMMPVEDVFSITGRGTVATGRVERGKIEVGKEVEIVGLADKPEKTTVTGLEMFRKTLDYAEAGDNVGALLRGITRENIERGQVLAEPGTITPHTEFKAEVYVLTKEEGGRHTPFMNNYRPQFYFRTTDITGEVILPEDTPMVMPGDNVTMEVKLIHPIAIEEGTNFSIREGGHTVGAGVVSEIL from the coding sequence ATGGCAAAAGAACATTTTGATCGTAGTAAACCACACGTAAATATCGGTACTTTAGGTCACGTTGACCACGGTAAAACCACTTTATCAGCAGCTATCGCTACTGTTTTAGCTAAAAATGGTTTCGGTGAAGCTAAAGACTACGCTGCGATCGATAACGCACCTGAAGAACAAGAACGTGGGATTACTATTAACACTTCTCACATCGAATACGAAACAGCTAACCGTCACTACGCTCACGTTGACTGCCCAGGCCACGCGGACTACGTTAAGAACATGATCACCGGTGCTGCTCAAATGGACGGTGCGATCTTAGTTGTTGCCGCAACTGATGGTCCTATGGCTCAAACTCGTGAACACATCTTACTTGCTCGTCAAGTTGGGGTTCCTTACTTCGTTGTATTCTTAAACAAATGTGATATGGTTGACGACGAAGAATTACTTGAATTAGTTGAACTTGAAGTTCGTGACTTATTAAGTGAATATGGTTTCCCAGGAGATGACGTTCCTGTAATTAAAGGTTCTGCATTAAAAGCTCTTGAAGGCGACGCAGATGCTGAACAAGCGATCTTAGACTTAATGGAAGCTGTTGACGAATACATCCCAACTCCAGAACGTGACACTGACAAACCATTCATGATGCCAGTTGAAGACGTATTCTCAATTACCGGTCGTGGTACCGTTGCTACTGGTCGTGTTGAACGTGGTAAGATCGAAGTTGGTAAAGAAGTTGAAATCGTTGGTTTAGCTGACAAACCTGAAAAAACAACTGTTACCGGTCTTGAAATGTTCCGTAAAACACTTGACTACGCTGAAGCAGGTGACAACGTTGGTGCCTTATTACGTGGTATTACCCGTGAAAACATCGAACGTGGTCAAGTTTTAGCTGAACCAGGTACCATTACTCCACATACCGAATTCAAAGCTGAAGTTTATGTTTTAACTAAAGAAGAAGGTGGACGTCACACCCCATTCATGAACAACTACCGTCCACAATTCTACTTCCGTACAACTGACATTACCGGTGAAGTTATCTTACCAGAAGACACACCAATGGTAATGCCTGGTGACAACGTTACTATGGAAGTTAAATTAATTCACCCAATCGCTATTGAAGAAGGTACTAACTTCTCAATCCGTGAAGGTGGCCACACTGTTGGTGCCGGTGTTGTTTCTGAAATTCTTTAA
- the rpsL gene encoding 30S ribosomal protein S12, producing the protein MPTINQLLRKPRKSSKAKSNSPALNRGYNSMKKQPTRTNSPQKRGVCTRVGTMTPKKPNSALRKYARVRLSNMVEVTAYIPGIGHNLQEHSVVLIRGGRVKDLPGVRYHIVRGALDTAGVENRRQSRSKYGTKKPRD; encoded by the coding sequence ATGCCTACTATTAACCAATTATTACGTAAACCTCGTAAATCTAGCAAGGCAAAATCAAATTCACCTGCTTTGAACAGAGGTTATAACTCAATGAAAAAACAACCTACCCGTACCAACTCTCCTCAGAAGCGTGGAGTATGTACTCGTGTAGGGACGATGACACCTAAGAAACCTAACTCAGCCTTACGTAAATACGCTCGTGTACGTTTATCCAACATGGTTGAAGTGACTGCTTATATTCCAGGAATTGGGCACAACCTTCAAGAACACAGTGTCGTACTTATTCGTGGTGGTCGTGTTAAGGACTTACCAGGGGTTCGTTACCACATCGTTCGTGGCGCTTTAGATACCGCTGGTGTTGAAAACCGCCGTCAAAGTCGTTCTAAATACGGAACCAAAAAACCTAGAGACTAA
- the rpsJ gene encoding 30S ribosomal protein S10 → MAKQKIRIRLKAYEHRALDQSAQKIVDTAKRTGAQVAGPIPLPTERSIFTVIRATHKYKDSREQFEMRTHKRLVDIVNPTPKTVDALMKLDLPSGVDIEIKL, encoded by the coding sequence ATGGCAAAACAAAAAATTCGTATCCGCTTAAAGGCTTATGAACATCGTGCGTTAGATCAATCCGCACAAAAAATTGTAGATACCGCTAAACGTACAGGAGCACAAGTAGCAGGGCCAATCCCACTACCAACTGAACGCTCAATCTTCACCGTGATCCGTGCAACTCACAAGTACAAAGACTCACGGGAACAATTCGAAATGCGTACACACAAACGCCTAGTGGATATTGTTAACCCAACACCTAAGACAGTCGACGCTTTAATGAAACTCGACTTACCAAGTGGTGTGGACATCGAAATCAAACTTTAA